In the Candidatus Binatia bacterium genome, one interval contains:
- a CDS encoding type II toxin-antitoxin system HicA family toxin — protein sequence MKSWPSTHARRVLAALLRKGWREKRRSGSHRVLSLPGHPDFIFAFHDREEIGPRMLARIAKHTGLTADDL from the coding sequence GTGAAGTCGTGGCCCTCGACGCACGCTCGGCGAGTCCTCGCGGCTTTGCTGCGTAAGGGGTGGCGAGAGAAGCGCCGGTCCGGCTCACATCGCGTTCTGAGCTTACCCGGACATCCTGACTTCATCTTCGCTTTTCATGATCGCGAAGAGATAGGCCCGCGGATGCTGGCCCGGATCGCCAAACACACCGGTCTCACCGCGGATGATCTGTAG
- a CDS encoding PHB depolymerase family esterase: MLLLGAAPARAACPTSPRPLCRDLAQSRLSIDAGSGSFRWKAARGPSTNKIDFGDPRASTSFSVCAWEASTLILAADVLAAASCDGASCWSDSGATGLRYRSDTTPVRSIDLLGSSSNRTRVRVSGTFATGAPLPVAGQVTVQLLRDDSAICFESAVPLASFTSNSAARASAKAAFDATTHVPVLPSSGCSLDPSPYAPGVSTADQLVHDGLTRTFRIYLPPNYDAAAATPVVFLMHGGFGSGAQIESSSHMLDVAAAGGFIVVSPDGYPGAGGVRAWNAGTCCGIAFDQNIDDVGFVAAILDQLESRLCVDARRVYATGMSNGASMSHRLGCDLGNRVRAIATVSGVDMTASCNPVRPLAELTIHGTDDPHAPYDGSNGCGPTGDIYHPSVPVTLARWRERDDCSDTPTSATPDGDAICTAYEKCAPGDEVEACIIDGGGHQWPGGEPPAISGIGNCPFGYQSETFPASQRIWEFFSAHPVR; encoded by the coding sequence GTGTTGCTGCTCGGCGCTGCACCCGCGCGGGCCGCCTGTCCAACTTCGCCGCGACCGCTTTGCCGCGACCTTGCGCAGAGCCGCCTCTCGATCGACGCCGGCTCGGGGAGCTTCCGCTGGAAGGCTGCGCGGGGACCTTCGACGAACAAGATCGATTTCGGCGATCCGCGCGCTTCCACTTCGTTCTCCGTGTGCGCCTGGGAGGCGTCCACCCTCATTCTTGCCGCTGACGTCCTGGCAGCGGCGAGTTGCGACGGAGCGTCGTGCTGGTCCGACAGCGGCGCAACCGGACTGCGCTATCGCAGCGATACGACGCCGGTGCGCTCCATCGACCTGCTCGGCAGCAGCAGCAACCGCACGCGCGTGCGTGTGAGTGGAACGTTCGCGACCGGCGCGCCGCTTCCCGTTGCGGGCCAGGTTACCGTGCAGTTGCTGCGCGACGACAGTGCGATCTGCTTCGAGAGCGCGGTGCCGCTCGCATCGTTCACATCCAATTCGGCTGCACGAGCGTCGGCCAAGGCCGCGTTCGATGCGACTACGCACGTTCCTGTATTGCCGAGCAGCGGCTGCAGCCTCGATCCTTCGCCGTACGCACCAGGTGTATCGACCGCCGATCAGCTCGTGCACGACGGGCTCACGCGCACGTTCCGCATCTATCTGCCGCCGAATTACGATGCTGCGGCCGCCACGCCGGTGGTCTTCCTGATGCACGGCGGCTTCGGCTCCGGCGCGCAGATCGAAAGCTCTTCGCACATGCTCGACGTCGCTGCGGCCGGCGGGTTCATCGTCGTCTCGCCGGATGGATATCCGGGCGCAGGCGGTGTGCGCGCCTGGAACGCCGGCACCTGCTGCGGGATCGCGTTCGACCAGAACATCGACGATGTCGGCTTTGTCGCTGCGATCCTCGATCAGCTCGAGTCCCGTCTCTGCGTCGATGCGCGCCGCGTCTATGCCACGGGAATGTCCAATGGCGCGAGCATGTCGCATCGCCTCGGCTGCGACCTCGGCAATCGCGTGCGCGCGATCGCGACGGTCTCCGGCGTCGACATGACGGCGAGCTGCAATCCTGTGCGTCCGCTGGCGGAGCTGACGATTCACGGCACCGACGATCCCCACGCCCCGTACGACGGAAGCAACGGCTGCGGTCCGACCGGCGATATCTATCATCCGTCGGTCCCGGTTACGTTGGCTCGCTGGCGCGAGCGCGACGACTGCTCGGACACGCCGACCTCGGCGACGCCCGACGGCGATGCAATATGCACAGCGTACGAGAAGTGCGCGCCCGGCGACGAGGTCGAGGCCTGCATCATCGACGGCGGCGGGCACCAGTGGCCCGGCGGAGAACCGCCGGCGATCTCCGGTATCGGCAACTGCCCGTTCGGCTACCAGAGCGAGACGTTTCCGGCATCGCAGCGGATCTGGGAGTTCTTCTCCGCGCATCCCGTGCGGTAG
- a CDS encoding RidA family protein, which yields MTSGFDARLRELGIELPPVFQPVANYLGCKRAGALLFVGGHGPTTPGGVVRGKVGKELSIAEAKAAARATGLSMLATIRAELGSLDRVRQIVEVFGMVNCAPGFNRTPEVIDGCSDLLVEVFGEAGRHTRAAVGMAELPFDIPVEIRMTIEVE from the coding sequence ATGACGTCTGGTTTCGACGCGCGTCTGCGCGAGCTCGGCATCGAGCTTCCTCCGGTGTTCCAGCCGGTTGCGAACTATCTCGGATGCAAGCGCGCCGGCGCGCTGCTTTTCGTCGGCGGTCACGGGCCGACGACGCCGGGCGGTGTCGTGCGTGGAAAGGTCGGCAAAGAGCTTTCCATCGCGGAAGCGAAGGCTGCGGCTCGAGCGACCGGCCTCTCCATGCTTGCGACCATTCGCGCCGAGCTCGGAAGTCTCGATCGCGTCCGGCAGATCGTCGAGGTGTTCGGGATGGTCAACTGCGCCCCCGGATTCAACCGGACGCCCGAGGTCATCGACGGTTGCTCGGATCTTCTCGTCGAGGTGTTTGGAGAAGCGGGTCGCCATACTCGCGCGGCTGTCGGGATGGCGGAGCTGCCGTTCGATATTCCTGTTGAGATCAGGATGACGATCGAGGTCGAGTGA
- a CDS encoding type II toxin-antitoxin system HicB family antitoxin yields MNFHVELEQEADGRWIGEVAELPGVMAYAVSREDALARVQALALRVLADRLEHGEGTPNLLTVVFEAA; encoded by the coding sequence ATGAACTTTCACGTCGAGCTCGAGCAAGAGGCTGACGGGCGCTGGATCGGAGAGGTCGCAGAATTGCCCGGGGTGATGGCCTACGCCGTGTCGCGCGAGGACGCGCTCGCACGTGTTCAGGCTCTCGCCCTCCGGGTGCTTGCCGATCGTCTCGAGCATGGCGAGGGGACTCCGAATCTGCTCACAGTCGTTTTCGAAGCGGCGTGA
- a CDS encoding SRPBCC family protein, producing the protein MTDKPSTITEFIDVNVPVRTAYNQWTQFEEFPKFMQGVEEVEQIDDETLHWRAEMGGKTKEWDARITEQIPDKRIAWTSTSGAPNGGCVTFHRLSDGECRVTLQMDYDPEGIVENVGDTIGVVQWNVQENLKRFKEFIEQQGEETGGFRGSVRSPDEESASRRGSHRH; encoded by the coding sequence ATGACCGACAAACCAAGTACGATCACCGAGTTCATCGACGTGAACGTCCCGGTGCGGACGGCTTACAACCAGTGGACCCAGTTCGAAGAGTTTCCGAAGTTCATGCAGGGAGTCGAGGAGGTCGAGCAGATCGACGACGAGACGCTTCACTGGCGCGCCGAGATGGGCGGCAAGACCAAGGAGTGGGACGCGCGCATCACCGAGCAGATTCCCGACAAGCGCATCGCATGGACGAGCACGAGCGGAGCACCCAACGGCGGGTGCGTCACGTTTCATCGCCTCTCCGACGGCGAGTGCCGCGTCACGCTCCAGATGGACTACGATCCGGAGGGGATCGTCGAGAACGTCGGCGATACGATCGGCGTCGTGCAATGGAACGTCCAGGAGAACCTGAAGCGCTTCAAGGAGTTCATCGAGCAGCAGGGCGAAGAGACTGGCGGCTTCCGCGGGAGCGTCCGCTCGCCCGACGAAGAATCGGCGTCGCGTCGGGGCTCGCACAGGCACTGA
- a CDS encoding site-specific integrase, whose protein sequence is MAKRRANKVRQRGNVWYVRPMIDGKRIERRTDAKTRKEAIAICNDLEASAAKGGLTAESFTIRVNELYDALCTDYRVTGKRVSDLAKRWKHLEPVFGRDRARDVTTPRIRNYIAARLEEKAAPATIQLELACLRRMMRLGVQDRRLSYVPSFPKITVENARSGFMDHETFQKLKAELPEPTSTMAVLGFEIGWRFSEIAGLKWNQIDLEEGTVRLKAGTTKNKKARLTYLTAPALAAMKAWREQTKTFERENNRIVPHVFHRYGEPVRSIYTAWRSACERVGHPDFLFHDLRRCAARNYTRAGVQESVAMKAMGHLTRHIFDRYNICAEADLKDAASKVSRLTDGANLGQAAAATQKTADEKTVTS, encoded by the coding sequence ATGGCAAAACGCAGAGCAAACAAAGTGCGACAGCGTGGAAATGTCTGGTACGTCCGTCCGATGATCGATGGGAAACGCATCGAACGCCGTACCGATGCGAAGACCCGCAAGGAAGCAATTGCGATCTGCAATGATCTGGAAGCCAGTGCTGCAAAAGGTGGGCTAACCGCAGAGAGCTTTACGATCAGAGTAAACGAACTGTACGATGCACTCTGCACTGACTACAGAGTAACAGGAAAACGAGTCTCTGATCTTGCGAAGCGCTGGAAGCACCTTGAGCCGGTCTTCGGCAGAGATCGAGCACGAGACGTTACCACTCCCCGCATTCGCAACTACATTGCCGCCCGTCTCGAAGAGAAAGCTGCCCCGGCAACCATCCAACTGGAACTGGCGTGCCTGCGCCGGATGATGCGGCTCGGCGTGCAAGACCGACGACTGTCCTATGTACCCAGCTTTCCCAAGATCACTGTCGAGAATGCCCGATCCGGGTTCATGGACCATGAGACGTTTCAGAAGCTCAAAGCGGAACTGCCGGAGCCTACCTCAACAATGGCTGTCCTCGGATTTGAGATTGGCTGGCGCTTTAGTGAAATCGCCGGTCTCAAGTGGAACCAGATCGATTTAGAGGAAGGCACCGTTCGCCTGAAGGCTGGCACCACGAAAAACAAGAAGGCTCGCCTGACCTACCTGACAGCCCCAGCGTTAGCGGCAATGAAGGCATGGCGTGAGCAGACGAAGACTTTTGAGAGAGAGAACAACCGAATCGTGCCCCACGTCTTCCATCGCTACGGCGAGCCGGTCAGGTCGATTTACACGGCGTGGAGATCGGCCTGCGAAAGGGTCGGACATCCCGACTTCCTGTTCCACGATCTTCGGCGTTGTGCGGCTCGCAACTACACCCGTGCAGGCGTTCAGGAGTCGGTGGCGATGAAGGCCATGGGGCACCTGACCCGACACATCTTTGACCGTTACAACATCTGTGCGGAAGCCGACCTCAAGGATGCCGCCAGCAAAGTCTCCCGACTCACCGATGGGGCAAATCTGGGGCAAGCTGCCGCTGCCACCCAGAAAACGGCGGATGAGAAAACCGTAACTAGCTGA
- a CDS encoding PQQ-dependent dehydrogenase, methanol/ethanol family encodes MKRVFSIRASCVVAALAVATCSVSTASMSWAEGAAAPSVTETPAAAAPPSAATAPAAGAVSDTAAAGAASAAPGTDLPAEPVAGHAREIAPAPAAARVDDARVRAADLEPGQWLAHGRTFSEQRFSPLKQIDNSNVERLGLAWAWEPGTTRGMESTPLVIDGVMYATGEWSRVYALDAKTGTPLWTYDPHVDGSKGRDGCCDVVNRGVAAWNGRLYLGAFDGRLICLDAATGKQIWEVQTTDVTRAYTITGAPRIVKGKVVIGNGGAEFGVRGYFSAYDANDGKLLWRFYTVPASRNGPFEHPELAIAAKTWSHDSAWESGLGGTVWDSMAYDPDLDLLYVGVGNASVYNRAERSPGGGDNLFLSSILAIDPDDGHMAWYYQTTPGDQWDFTATQHIILADLMLPPANNPGGRSELRHVLLQAPKNGFFYVLDRKSGELLSAKPYVDVSWATEVDMRTGRPVERSEANWDDKTARVTPGIPGGHNWHPMAFSPQTGLVYIPTFESVYEFNPTPGYKWKPGQMNTSEDWDKTASHMEGFEALAKENVRTHLTAWDPIGARQAWRVDLGQGIPAGVLATGGNLVFQGTTWGQLKAYAADSGDELWSGDTGTGIIAPPISYEVDGEQYVAVVAGLGGSQGGHYIRFANSNPGRILAYKLDAHGELPRMPPRDRRPGMGGKDVEAPVLETSEATLQRGRALYAVHCTRCHGLGAQSSGLYPDLRQASGDVYASWKAIVIGGALSSRGMASFADVLSPEDAEAIRDYVADRAHHRPTWTEWLAELAAGYAHIPARWLAN; translated from the coding sequence GTGAAAAGAGTGTTTTCGATTCGGGCGAGCTGCGTCGTTGCAGCGCTCGCGGTGGCCACGTGCAGCGTTTCGACTGCCTCCATGTCGTGGGCAGAGGGCGCCGCGGCGCCTTCTGTCACAGAGACGCCTGCCGCCGCCGCGCCGCCTTCGGCTGCGACGGCGCCTGCGGCCGGCGCGGTCTCCGACACGGCTGCAGCCGGTGCGGCGTCTGCTGCGCCCGGCACCGATCTTCCGGCAGAGCCTGTCGCGGGCCACGCCCGCGAAATCGCGCCGGCGCCCGCGGCTGCTCGCGTCGACGATGCCCGCGTTCGCGCAGCCGACCTCGAGCCGGGCCAGTGGCTGGCCCACGGCCGCACATTTTCGGAGCAGCGTTTCAGCCCGCTGAAACAGATCGACAACAGCAACGTCGAGCGGCTCGGTCTTGCGTGGGCCTGGGAGCCGGGAACGACCCGCGGCATGGAGTCGACACCGCTCGTGATCGACGGCGTGATGTATGCGACCGGCGAGTGGAGCCGCGTGTACGCGCTCGATGCGAAGACCGGCACGCCGCTCTGGACCTACGATCCGCACGTGGACGGTTCCAAGGGCCGCGACGGTTGCTGCGACGTCGTCAACCGCGGCGTCGCCGCGTGGAACGGCCGCCTCTACCTCGGCGCCTTCGACGGCCGCCTCATCTGCCTCGACGCCGCCACCGGAAAACAGATCTGGGAAGTGCAGACCACCGATGTCACTCGTGCCTACACGATCACCGGCGCCCCTCGCATCGTCAAAGGCAAGGTCGTGATCGGCAACGGCGGCGCCGAGTTCGGCGTGCGCGGCTACTTCAGCGCCTACGACGCGAACGACGGCAAGCTGCTGTGGCGCTTCTATACGGTGCCGGCCAGTCGCAACGGCCCCTTCGAGCATCCCGAGCTCGCGATTGCCGCGAAGACCTGGTCGCACGACTCGGCGTGGGAATCCGGCCTCGGCGGCACCGTGTGGGATTCGATGGCCTACGATCCCGACCTCGACCTGCTCTACGTCGGCGTCGGCAATGCGTCGGTCTACAACCGCGCCGAACGCAGCCCCGGCGGCGGCGACAATCTTTTCCTTTCGTCGATCCTCGCGATCGATCCCGATGACGGGCACATGGCCTGGTATTACCAGACGACGCCCGGCGACCAGTGGGATTTCACGGCCACGCAGCACATCATCCTGGCCGACCTCATGCTGCCGCCGGCAAACAATCCGGGCGGCAGGAGCGAGCTTCGCCACGTCCTGCTGCAGGCGCCGAAAAACGGCTTCTTCTATGTGCTCGACCGAAAGTCCGGCGAGCTGCTTTCGGCCAAGCCTTACGTCGACGTCTCGTGGGCCACCGAAGTAGACATGAGGACGGGGCGTCCCGTCGAAAGAAGCGAAGCGAACTGGGACGACAAGACCGCGCGAGTGACGCCGGGAATTCCGGGCGGCCACAACTGGCACCCGATGGCCTTCAGTCCGCAGACCGGACTGGTTTACATTCCCACGTTCGAGTCCGTCTACGAGTTCAACCCGACGCCCGGCTACAAATGGAAGCCCGGCCAGATGAACACGTCGGAGGACTGGGACAAGACCGCCTCGCACATGGAAGGATTCGAGGCCCTGGCCAAGGAGAACGTTCGCACGCATCTCACCGCGTGGGATCCGATCGGCGCGCGGCAGGCGTGGCGCGTCGACCTCGGCCAGGGAATTCCCGCCGGTGTGCTCGCCACCGGCGGCAACCTCGTGTTCCAGGGCACGACGTGGGGACAGCTCAAGGCCTACGCCGCCGACAGTGGCGACGAATTGTGGTCGGGTGATACCGGCACCGGGATCATTGCGCCGCCGATCAGCTACGAGGTCGACGGCGAACAGTACGTTGCGGTCGTCGCCGGTCTCGGCGGCTCGCAGGGCGGTCACTACATCCGCTTCGCCAATTCGAACCCGGGCCGCATCCTCGCGTACAAGCTCGACGCCCACGGCGAGCTGCCCCGCATGCCGCCACGGGACCGGCGTCCCGGCATGGGCGGCAAGGACGTCGAGGCTCCAGTGCTCGAGACGTCGGAGGCGACGCTGCAACGGGGACGGGCGCTGTACGCCGTGCACTGCACCCGCTGTCACGGCCTGGGAGCCCAATCGAGCGGTCTCTATCCGGATCTTCGCCAGGCCTCGGGCGATGTCTATGCGTCGTGGAAGGCCATCGTGATCGGCGGCGCGTTGTCGTCGCGAGGAATGGCGTCCTTTGCCGACGTGCTCTCGCCGGAGGACGCCGAGGCGATCCGCGACTACGTGGCCGACCGTGCCCACCACCGGCCGACGTGGACCGAGTGGCTCGCCGAGCTGGCCGCCGGCTACGCCCACATCCCTGCCCGCTGGCTCGCGAACTGA
- a CDS encoding class I SAM-dependent methyltransferase — protein sequence MRAWLYDSLIVSMTADWYRAVLAALPEHANVLDVGIGTGAALLAHASLLEQKDLRVVGVDVDADYVHRCISAVKAAGLSGRIEPRLESVYDHRGGPYDAAYFSGSFMLLPDPAAALRHVVSLVHESARIYFTQTFEHERSRMLELIKPVLRLVTTIDFGRVTYEADFQRVLADANVAVEEQIVLQPGRKRSSVMVVARAHRGREQVKHPT from the coding sequence GTGCGCGCCTGGCTCTACGATTCGCTGATCGTCTCGATGACCGCCGATTGGTATCGGGCCGTCCTCGCGGCACTGCCCGAGCACGCTAACGTGCTGGACGTCGGGATCGGCACCGGAGCCGCGCTGCTCGCGCACGCCTCCCTTCTCGAGCAGAAGGATCTTCGCGTAGTCGGCGTCGATGTCGACGCCGACTACGTTCATCGCTGCATATCGGCCGTGAAAGCCGCAGGATTGTCCGGCAGGATCGAGCCTCGTCTCGAATCCGTTTACGATCATCGCGGCGGCCCGTATGACGCCGCCTATTTCAGCGGCAGTTTCATGCTGCTGCCCGACCCCGCGGCCGCGCTCCGGCACGTCGTCTCCCTGGTGCACGAGTCCGCACGCATCTACTTCACGCAGACGTTCGAGCACGAGCGTTCGCGCATGCTCGAGTTGATCAAACCGGTGCTGCGCCTGGTCACGACGATCGACTTCGGTCGCGTGACGTACGAGGCGGATTTTCAGCGCGTGTTGGCCGATGCGAACGTTGCCGTCGAGGAGCAGATCGTGCTGCAGCCGGGCCGGAAACGCTCTTCCGTGATGGTAGTGGCACGAGCGCATCGCGGGCGGGAACAGGTCAAGCACCCCACGTAG
- a CDS encoding aldehyde dehydrogenase family protein, which yields MAAATAVNLVFDDSARERIAAIPARLRKTFRSGRTRPLSWRLEQLRAVEKLLRENTAALEKALAADLGKPALEAMAADIGMPLGEAAIAIKNLAAWTKPQRVAQPAVQRPGRSWIQYDPLGVVLIIAPWNYPVQLTFNPLVAAIAAGNCAVIKPSELTPQTSHLTAELVAKYLDNDCIAVVEGAVDETTTLLEQQFDHILYTGNGRVARVVMEAAAKFLTPVTLELGGKSPCIVMPDANLDVAAHRIAWGKWTNAGQTCTAPDYVLVHESIEKTLVEKLRGVIREFYGDDPRTSKDYPRIVNDRHVDRLAGLLEDSVEVVAGGQYDRSERYFAPTIVTEIRPSSKAMQDEIFGPVLPIMRVSGIDEAIRYVNDHDKPLALYVFTADRTVSDRVLAETSSGGACINATLWHVANPNLPFGGVGPSGMGSYHGRWGFEALSHRKAVTDKPTSLDAKVAYPPYTRIKEWLIRKFM from the coding sequence ATGGCTGCAGCCACTGCGGTCAACCTGGTTTTCGACGACTCGGCGCGCGAGCGCATCGCGGCCATTCCCGCACGTCTTCGCAAAACCTTTCGCAGCGGCCGCACGCGTCCCCTTTCCTGGCGCCTCGAGCAGCTTCGCGCCGTCGAAAAGCTGCTGCGCGAAAACACCGCTGCTCTCGAGAAGGCGCTTGCGGCCGACCTCGGCAAGCCCGCGCTCGAAGCGATGGCCGCCGACATCGGGATGCCGCTCGGCGAAGCGGCGATCGCGATCAAGAATCTTGCCGCGTGGACCAAGCCCCAGCGCGTTGCGCAGCCCGCCGTGCAGAGGCCGGGGCGCTCGTGGATCCAGTACGATCCCCTCGGCGTCGTGCTGATCATCGCGCCGTGGAACTATCCGGTGCAGCTCACGTTCAATCCCCTCGTCGCAGCGATCGCCGCGGGAAACTGCGCGGTGATCAAACCGTCGGAGCTTACGCCGCAGACTTCTCACCTTACCGCAGAGCTGGTCGCCAAGTATCTCGACAACGACTGCATCGCGGTAGTCGAAGGCGCCGTCGATGAGACGACGACGCTGCTCGAGCAGCAGTTCGATCATATCCTCTACACCGGCAACGGCCGCGTCGCGCGCGTCGTGATGGAAGCGGCGGCGAAGTTCCTGACTCCGGTCACGCTGGAGCTCGGCGGCAAGAGCCCCTGCATCGTGATGCCGGATGCGAACCTCGACGTCGCGGCGCACCGCATCGCGTGGGGCAAATGGACCAACGCGGGCCAGACCTGCACAGCGCCCGACTACGTGCTCGTGCACGAGAGCATCGAAAAAACCCTTGTCGAGAAGCTTCGCGGCGTGATCCGCGAGTTCTACGGCGACGATCCGCGCACGTCGAAGGATTACCCGCGCATCGTCAACGACCGCCACGTCGACCGGCTTGCCGGCCTGCTCGAAGACAGCGTCGAAGTCGTCGCCGGGGGGCAGTACGACCGCAGCGAGCGCTATTTCGCACCGACCATCGTCACCGAGATTCGTCCTTCGTCCAAGGCGATGCAGGACGAGATCTTCGGGCCGGTGCTGCCGATCATGCGCGTGTCGGGAATCGACGAAGCGATCCGCTACGTCAACGACCATGACAAGCCTCTTGCACTCTATGTGTTCACGGCCGACCGCACGGTTTCCGACCGCGTGCTGGCCGAGACCAGTTCCGGGGGAGCCTGCATCAACGCGACGCTCTGGCACGTCGCCAATCCGAACCTTCCCTTCGGCGGCGTGGGGCCGAGCGGGATGGGCAGCTATCACGGGCGTTGGGGCTTCGAGGCGCTGAGCCACCGCAAGGCAGTGACCGACAAGCCGACGTCGCTCGATGCGAAAGTCGCCTATCCTCCGTACACGCGGATCAAGGAATGGCTGATCCGCAAGTTCATGTAG